A stretch of the Duncaniella dubosii genome encodes the following:
- a CDS encoding lysozyme has product MKKILLMFLALLTVMVGNAAGRKINIMELPPFERAVIIIKKFETLHDSRRHWPYLGYGHRKLPGEKYFKGYRMSEKEADALLRKDLRKFIAIFKEFPPNDALLLGVLSYNIGPGAVKKSSVYRMLKSGDRNIFKAYTAHCHYKGKFHKQLHQRRLTEYLCLYNHK; this is encoded by the coding sequence ATGAAGAAAATCCTGCTGATGTTCCTCGCGTTGCTCACCGTGATGGTGGGCAACGCCGCCGGGCGGAAGATAAACATAATGGAACTGCCGCCATTCGAGAGAGCTGTGATTATCATCAAGAAATTTGAAACGTTGCATGACTCCCGTCGCCACTGGCCTTATCTGGGCTATGGGCATAGAAAATTGCCCGGTGAAAAATATTTCAAAGGCTATCGTATGAGCGAAAAAGAAGCCGATGCCCTGTTACGAAAGGATTTGAGAAAGTTTATTGCGATTTTCAAGGAGTTTCCACCGAATGATGCGCTGTTGCTCGGTGTTCTATCCTACAACATAGGCCCCGGCGCAGTCAAAAAAAGCTCCGTATATCGTATGCTGAAATCCGGCGACCGCAACATCTTCAAAGCCTACACAGCCCACTGCCACTACAAAGGTAAATTCCACAAGCAATTGCACCAACGGAGGCTGACAGAATACTTATGCTTGTACAATCATAAGTGA